The following are from one region of the Cetobacterium somerae genome:
- the rlmN gene encoding 23S rRNA (adenine(2503)-C(2))-methyltransferase RlmN yields MSNKINLLNLNEQELTDFIVSLGMKKFYGKQIFTWLNQKIVRDINDMTNISLKDRELLSEKAYIPFLNLLKHQVSKIDKTEKFLFKLEDGNTIESVILRHKDRTTLCISSQVGCAVKCGFCATGLGGFTRNLDVHEITNQFYTIERRLLKQGLQINNIVFMGMGEPMLNIDNVIKAIDILSSEKGVNVSKRRITISTSGIIPGIEKLLEERIPVELAISLHSAIDEKRSELMPINTKYPLEDLFPILQEYQRQTKRRITFEYILINDFNVSDNDIAYLADFVHNFDHILNLIPCNPVDGKDYQRPSQKKIEKIFNYLKDFRKVNVTVRGEKGTDIDGACGQLRQKNLK; encoded by the coding sequence ATGTCAAATAAAATAAATTTACTTAATTTAAACGAACAAGAGCTTACAGACTTTATAGTTTCTTTAGGAATGAAGAAATTTTACGGAAAACAAATCTTTACATGGTTAAACCAAAAAATAGTTAGAGATATTAACGATATGACAAACATATCATTAAAGGATAGAGAATTACTTTCTGAGAAAGCTTACATCCCTTTCTTAAACCTATTAAAACACCAAGTTTCTAAAATAGATAAAACTGAAAAGTTTTTATTTAAATTAGAAGATGGAAATACAATTGAAAGTGTTATCTTAAGACACAAAGACAGAACAACTCTTTGTATCTCATCTCAAGTTGGATGTGCTGTTAAGTGTGGATTCTGTGCCACAGGTCTTGGTGGATTTACAAGAAACTTAGATGTACACGAGATTACAAACCAGTTCTATACAATTGAAAGAAGACTATTAAAGCAAGGATTACAAATTAACAACATTGTATTTATGGGTATGGGAGAACCTATGCTTAACATTGATAATGTTATAAAAGCTATTGATATCTTATCAAGTGAAAAAGGAGTAAACGTTTCTAAGAGAAGAATTACAATTTCAACTTCTGGAATTATTCCTGGAATTGAGAAGTTATTAGAAGAGAGAATCCCAGTAGAATTAGCTATATCTTTACACAGTGCTATTGATGAAAAGAGAAGCGAGTTAATGCCAATTAATACAAAATATCCATTAGAGGATTTATTCCCAATATTACAAGAGTATCAAAGACAAACTAAAAGAAGAATCACTTTTGAGTATATCTTAATCAATGACTTCAACGTTTCTGATAACGATATTGCTTACTTAGCTGACTTCGTTCACAACTTTGATCATATATTAAATCTTATTCCATGTAATCCAGTAGATGGAAAAGATTACCAAAGACCTTCTCAAAAGAAAATTGAAAAAATCTTCAATTACTTAAAAGATTTTAGAAAAGTAAACGTAACTGTTAGAGGAGAAAAGGGAACTGATATAGACGGTGCTTGTGGACAATTAAGACAAAAAAATCTAAAATAA
- a CDS encoding alanyl-tRNA editing protein: MIKILSCIKEKDNWIIEVESHNLYIDGKGGQIGDQGYIGDTKFLTVIDDKKIIVENEIAPGVYTYTVDTNRVFDIGVQHTAQHLFSAIAYNDYGLNTVGFRMTETYTTVDLDSKDLDENFVDELERKINSAIGEGRAILEKIVTRDEANSIDTFRKKISDKVTGDVRIITIDNMDTSACAGYHVSDISEIRVFKIISFEKIKGNYTRFYFLSGERAIEDFVKKNKTIKELDRIFSCRDNEIISMVEKFNNEKKEVESRFKELNLKYCNFLSRDLLSSAIEKDDRKYIVYKDDKDTITNLNKIIPGDYIFIGIWEDAGVISSKAIDCGELLKEFSKVLNIKGGGKGERANFKGEVSVAEITNIL; the protein is encoded by the coding sequence ATGATTAAAATACTTTCTTGTATAAAAGAAAAAGATAATTGGATTATTGAAGTAGAGTCACATAATCTATATATAGACGGTAAGGGTGGACAAATAGGAGATCAAGGTTATATAGGGGATACAAAATTTTTAACTGTTATAGATGATAAAAAAATTATAGTTGAAAATGAAATTGCTCCAGGTGTATATACATATACAGTAGATACTAATAGAGTTTTTGATATAGGGGTACAACATACAGCTCAACATCTTTTTTCTGCTATAGCATATAATGACTATGGATTAAATACTGTTGGATTTAGAATGACTGAAACTTATACAACAGTGGATTTAGATTCTAAAGATTTAGATGAAAACTTCGTAGACGAATTAGAAAGAAAAATTAATAGTGCTATAGGAGAGGGTAGGGCTATTTTAGAAAAAATAGTTACTAGAGATGAAGCTAACTCTATTGATACATTTAGAAAAAAAATAAGTGATAAAGTTACTGGTGATGTTAGAATTATAACTATAGATAATATGGATACAAGTGCTTGTGCTGGATATCATGTATCTGACATATCAGAGATTAGAGTATTCAAAATTATAAGTTTTGAAAAAATCAAAGGAAATTATACTAGATTCTATTTCTTAAGTGGAGAGAGAGCTATTGAGGATTTTGTTAAAAAAAATAAAACTATTAAAGAATTAGATAGAATATTTAGTTGTAGAGATAACGAAATAATTTCTATGGTAGAAAAATTTAATAACGAAAAGAAAGAAGTTGAAAGTAGATTTAAAGAGTTAAATTTAAAATATTGTAATTTTTTATCTAGAGATCTATTAAGTTCAGCTATTGAAAAGGATGATAGAAAATATATAGTATATAAAGATGATAAGGATACAATAACAAACTTAAATAAAATTATACCAGGTGATTATATTTTTATAGGTATTTGGGAAGATGCTGGAGTAATATCTAGTAAAGCTATTGACTGTGGTGAATTATTAAAGGAGTTTTCTAAAGTTCTAAACATAAAAGGTGGAGGAAAAGGAGAGAGAGCTAACTTTAAAGGAGAGGTTTCAGTAGCGGAGATTACAAATATATTGTAA
- a CDS encoding YaaA family protein encodes MKLFFSPSKGMQYKTFKYSEDSDVIDIPFKDKTDFLISVLKNFSQEDISTKLKIKGKILDDVLNIYSNFYNQEEREAISLYDGVSYKQLNLENFSRESYKYMRDNVFIFSALYGVLNACTSIRPYRLDMTNKILEVSPYDFWREDIEKYLLQFKDETFINIASNEFSKILNRKVFNVIDIEFRQCDGDKIKNISTEAKKARGALLNYLIENKISCLEEIKNFNGLGYTLSLELSSEKIIFFIKK; translated from the coding sequence ATGAAATTGTTTTTTTCCCCAAGTAAGGGAATGCAATATAAAACTTTTAAATATTCTGAGGACAGCGATGTTATAGATATTCCATTTAAAGATAAGACAGACTTTTTAATATCAGTTTTAAAAAATTTTTCTCAAGAGGATATTTCAACTAAATTAAAAATAAAAGGTAAAATATTAGATGATGTTTTAAATATATATAGTAATTTTTATAATCAAGAGGAGAGAGAGGCAATATCTCTTTATGATGGTGTTAGTTATAAACAATTGAATTTAGAAAACTTTTCTAGAGAAAGCTACAAATACATGAGAGACAATGTTTTTATTTTTTCTGCTTTATATGGAGTGTTAAATGCCTGTACTTCAATAAGACCATATCGTTTAGATATGACAAATAAAATACTTGAAGTATCTCCATATGATTTTTGGAGAGAGGATATAGAAAAGTATTTACTACAATTTAAAGATGAAACTTTTATCAATATTGCATCAAATGAATTTTCTAAAATTTTAAATAGAAAAGTTTTTAATGTAATAGATATTGAGTTTAGACAGTGTGATGGAGATAAAATAAAAAATATTAGTACAGAAGCTAAAAAAGCTAGAGGAGCTTTACTTAATTATCTTATTGAAAATAAAATATCATGTCTAGAAGAGATTAAAAATTTTAACGGCCTTGGTTACACATTGTCTTTAGAACTATCTTCTGAAAAAATTATTTTCTTCATAAAAAAATAG
- a CDS encoding polysaccharide deacetylase family protein — translation MNILMALSQLEVTGAEVYGTVLSDELIRRGNKVYIVSDTLTKPTNAQYEKIEFNKRKLKDRVSQVRKLLKIIKEKDIQVVHAHSRASSWSCAIACRIAKIPLITTIHGRQPVHLSRKLVKAFGDYSLSVCENIRDHIVNDLKVKPENITVLRNMINTKEYQKSSFADIEKNQKVISIIGRLSGPKGDVTYNLLDILHRRKDFKIQVIGGKEVPARFKKFTGNVEFLGYVNNVSEKIRESSIVIGAGRVAVEAILCEVPVLAIGEAESVGIVTLDRLNTALKSNFGDISLNHAPTFRWTDVIPEIDKGFNINKDDLKTLRERVIEEFSIESIVENIEKIYQREIVKKKKYEMPVIMYHRVIKDESEKGVHGTYVTVEQFEEQMKYLKKKGYETVTFKDLLNNRYKQRFDKDKKWIMLTFDDGYKDNYENAFPILKKYQFKGIIYVLDGIEYNKWDVDNPGNPEKRFTLMNQDELLEMQNYGIEFGGHTSTHPRLAELSTEQVKSEIINSKSNIEKIIGRELLSFAYPYGSLNEEVKRIPQEAGYKFAVATDSGSIVFSDDLFEIRRIGIFPTNNLFNFKRKVSGKYNFIKVKREEKSYGKK, via the coding sequence ATGAATATACTTATGGCACTTTCACAGTTAGAAGTAACTGGTGCTGAGGTGTACGGAACGGTTCTAAGTGATGAACTTATTAGGAGAGGGAATAAAGTTTATATAGTTTCAGATACTTTAACTAAACCTACAAACGCACAATATGAAAAAATAGAATTCAATAAAAGAAAACTTAAGGATAGAGTCAGTCAAGTTAGAAAACTTCTTAAGATTATAAAAGAAAAAGATATCCAAGTTGTACATGCCCATTCAAGGGCATCATCTTGGAGTTGTGCAATAGCTTGTAGAATAGCAAAGATTCCCCTGATTACAACAATACACGGGAGACAACCTGTGCACTTGAGCAGAAAATTAGTTAAAGCATTTGGAGATTACTCTTTAAGTGTTTGTGAAAATATAAGAGATCATATTGTTAATGATTTAAAAGTTAAACCTGAAAATATAACTGTTCTTAGAAATATGATTAATACAAAAGAGTATCAAAAGAGCTCTTTTGCTGATATTGAAAAGAATCAAAAGGTTATATCAATAATTGGAAGATTATCTGGTCCTAAAGGAGATGTAACTTATAACTTACTTGATATTTTACATAGAAGAAAAGATTTTAAGATTCAGGTTATTGGAGGAAAAGAGGTTCCAGCAAGATTTAAAAAGTTCACAGGGAATGTTGAATTCTTAGGGTATGTAAATAATGTTTCTGAGAAAATAAGAGAGTCTTCTATTGTTATAGGAGCTGGAAGAGTTGCAGTTGAAGCTATTCTTTGTGAAGTTCCAGTGTTAGCAATAGGTGAAGCTGAATCTGTAGGAATAGTAACTTTAGACAGATTAAATACAGCTTTAAAATCTAACTTTGGTGATATCTCTTTAAATCATGCTCCAACATTTAGATGGACAGATGTAATTCCAGAAATTGATAAAGGATTCAATATAAATAAAGACGATTTGAAAACTTTAAGAGAAAGAGTTATAGAGGAGTTTTCAATAGAGTCTATAGTTGAAAATATTGAAAAAATTTATCAAAGAGAGATTGTAAAAAAGAAAAAATATGAGATGCCTGTTATTATGTATCACAGAGTTATAAAAGATGAAAGTGAGAAAGGTGTTCACGGTACTTATGTAACCGTTGAGCAGTTTGAAGAGCAGATGAAATATCTTAAAAAGAAAGGATACGAAACTGTAACTTTTAAAGACTTGCTAAATAATAGGTATAAACAAAGATTTGATAAAGATAAGAAATGGATTATGCTTACGTTTGATGATGGATATAAAGATAATTATGAAAATGCTTTTCCTATCTTGAAAAAATATCAGTTTAAAGGTATTATATATGTACTCGATGGGATAGAGTATAATAAATGGGATGTAGATAATCCTGGAAATCCTGAAAAAAGATTTACTTTAATGAATCAAGATGAACTTCTAGAGATGCAAAACTATGGAATAGAGTTTGGTGGGCATACATCTACTCATCCAAGATTAGCTGAACTATCAACTGAACAGGTAAAGTCTGAGATAATTAATTCTAAATCTAATATCGAAAAGATAATAGGAAGAGAACTGCTATCTTTTGCATATCCTTATGGTAGTTTAAATGAAGAGGTAAAAAGAATACCTCAAGAGGCTGGTTATAAGTTTGCAGTAGCTACTGATTCAGGTAGTATAGTTTTTTCTGATGATTTATTTGAAATTAGAAGAATTGGAATATTTCCAACAAATAATCTATTTAATTTTAAAAGAAAAGTATCTGGGAAATATAACTTTATAAAAGTTAAAAGAGAAGAAAAAAGTTATGGGAAAAAGTAA
- a CDS encoding MipA/OmpV family protein: MKKILMGLLALTLSATALAENKFGIGAGVGVSDSIYKGAEDKAYPMPLLDINYYDLYVKGATIGYSFYRDDAFAASLFVDPLAGFAVDGADLARGYDNIDDRKFQAMFGIRLDAETGFYGVRTGLSAQVGEHGGEGKISAFKAYRVDDKLTIVPSIHVKGYSGDYTDYYFGVTSDEARRNSKIDRAYKADAAYSIGLNLTADYRLTDNVALMAFLGVEKFSSEISDSPIVDDGVLYLVGIGAKYYF, encoded by the coding sequence ATGAAGAAAATATTAATGGGGTTATTAGCATTGACACTTTCTGCTACAGCATTAGCTGAAAATAAATTTGGAATTGGAGCTGGAGTAGGAGTTTCAGACAGTATCTATAAAGGTGCAGAAGATAAAGCATACCCAATGCCATTATTAGATATTAACTATTATGATTTATATGTTAAAGGTGCAACTATAGGATATTCATTTTATAGAGATGACGCCTTTGCTGCGTCACTATTTGTTGATCCATTAGCTGGATTTGCTGTAGATGGAGCTGATTTAGCAAGAGGATACGATAATATAGATGATAGAAAGTTCCAAGCTATGTTTGGAATTAGATTAGATGCTGAAACTGGATTCTATGGAGTTAGAACTGGTCTTTCTGCTCAAGTTGGAGAACACGGAGGAGAGGGAAAAATAAGTGCGTTTAAAGCTTATAGAGTAGATGACAAACTTACAATAGTTCCTTCTATTCACGTTAAAGGATACTCGGGAGATTATACTGATTATTACTTTGGTGTAACTTCAGATGAGGCTAGAAGAAATAGCAAAATTGATAGAGCTTATAAAGCGGATGCAGCTTATTCAATAGGGCTTAACTTAACAGCTGACTATAGATTAACTGACAACGTAGCTCTTATGGCATTTTTAGGTGTTGAGAAATTCAGTAGTGAAATTTCAGACTCACCTATTGTAGACGATGGAGTTTTATATTTAGTAGGAATAGGAGCAAAATACTATTTCTAA
- a CDS encoding aminopeptidase — protein sequence MDQRIEILAKNLVTYSCRVEKGEKVLIESIGEDSKNLVKALVKEVYAAGGHPFVTIKDQSVTRELLKGMDQTQAELMAKYELERMKDMDAYIAIRGSENASELSDIDSAKMKIYTDYFMKPVHLSERVNNTKWVVLRYPNNSMAQLANTSLESFEDFYYNVCNLDYSKMSRAMDSLTALLDRTDKVRIVGPGTDLTFSIKDIPSVKCCGLRNIPDGEVYSAPVRDSINGVISYNTPSVYQGTTFENVCFRFENGKIVEATSNNTERLNEILNTDDGARHIGEFAIGVNPYILKPMKDTLFDEKIAGSIHFTPGQAYKLADNGNKSAIHWDLVLIQRPDFGGGEIWFDDVLIRKDGIFVIEELEVLNPENLK from the coding sequence GTGGATCAAAGAATTGAAATACTAGCAAAAAATTTAGTTACTTACTCATGTAGAGTAGAAAAAGGAGAAAAAGTTTTAATTGAGTCTATTGGAGAGGATTCTAAGAATTTAGTTAAGGCTTTAGTAAAAGAAGTTTACGCTGCTGGAGGACATCCTTTCGTAACAATAAAAGATCAAAGTGTAACAAGAGAACTTTTAAAAGGTATGGATCAAACACAAGCGGAATTAATGGCAAAATATGAATTAGAAAGAATGAAAGACATGGATGCTTATATTGCTATTAGAGGTTCTGAGAATGCATCAGAACTATCTGATATAGATTCAGCTAAAATGAAAATATATACAGATTACTTTATGAAGCCAGTTCATTTATCAGAAAGAGTTAATAATACAAAATGGGTTGTACTAAGATATCCAAATAACTCAATGGCTCAACTTGCAAATACATCTTTAGAATCTTTTGAAGATTTCTACTATAATGTTTGTAACTTAGATTATTCGAAAATGAGTAGAGCTATGGATTCATTAACAGCACTTTTAGATAGAACAGATAAAGTTAGAATTGTTGGACCTGGAACAGATTTAACATTCTCTATAAAGGATATCCCATCAGTAAAATGTTGTGGACTTAGAAATATTCCTGATGGAGAGGTTTACTCAGCACCAGTTAGAGATTCTATAAATGGAGTTATATCATACAATACACCATCTGTTTATCAAGGAACAACTTTTGAAAATGTTTGTTTCAGATTTGAGAATGGAAAAATTGTAGAAGCTACTTCTAATAATACTGAAAGATTAAATGAAATTTTAAATACAGATGATGGTGCAAGACATATAGGTGAATTTGCAATAGGTGTAAATCCATATATTTTAAAACCTATGAAAGATACACTATTTGATGAAAAAATTGCTGGAAGTATTCACTTTACTCCAGGACAAGCATATAAATTAGCTGATAACGGAAATAAATCAGCTATACATTGGGATTTAGTTCTAATTCAAAGACCAGACTTTGGTGGTGGAGAGATTTGGTTTGATGATGTTTTAATTAGAAAAGATGGTATCTTTGTAATTGAAGAGTTAGAAGTATTGAATCCAGAAAATTTAAAGTAG
- a CDS encoding transglycosylase domain-containing protein codes for MKWKILKYVAIFIVSLGIVGGIGASLLVNKYYKELPNVSELVENYSPPIPTTIYDRNGQVIDVISKETREPVGIEHIPQNLQNAFIAIEDRQFLTHYGIDPFRILGSAIVNLKSGRAAQGGSTITQQLARNAFLSHEKKFSRKIKEIIITFEIERKYTKDEIMEKYLNEIYFGSGAYGVKTAAHNFFRKDVNDVNLAESALLAGIPNRPNMYNPRTNLEKSLVRQKLILKQMEKFGLITEAEYNEALNHKFVNESKASSKDFKDKNTTIIYDALDKKIEFNAPDFTDLVQKFLFENFEEKQIYNDGLLVETTLDLNIQKVAKDKFENYPRLKNDKKLQGAMVTIDAKNGEVISIIGGKNFKTGNFNRAVQAKRQVGSSFKPFIYYTALEKGFEENLVVEDSRIVFGTWAPRNFGERYYNGMTLMQGFDKSQNIVSIKLLNKVGIPALMDTMKKIDAGFVVPNNLTAALGTTEGTPLQVAQSYAVFANGGYSIKPFYVTKVSDKFGNTLYEAKPQIEQKFESADIALMTNMMKNSVKQGTSRSAQVKINNVPIEQGGKTGTTNNSRTVWYSGMTPDYVTTIYVGYDNNDPLYKATGGGVAAPLWKNFYQEIIEKGYYTPTTFTFLDNHVKNGDLTYQELDPISGLLNGSPSDKTFLLRRGRIAVEKDSKYANGIAGVLGYYVPTQETTSKNEAMSSEEVTGPATQQVTQPVQQQKQQKPQQQKKEEKKGFFQRLFNF; via the coding sequence ATGAAATGGAAAATTCTTAAGTATGTTGCCATATTTATTGTATCTTTAGGTATTGTTGGAGGGATTGGAGCAAGTCTTTTAGTAAATAAATACTATAAAGAACTACCAAATGTTTCAGAGCTAGTTGAGAATTATAGTCCTCCTATTCCTACTACAATTTATGATAGAAATGGACAAGTAATTGATGTTATTTCAAAAGAAACAAGAGAACCTGTGGGGATAGAACATATACCACAAAATTTACAAAATGCTTTTATAGCCATAGAGGATAGACAGTTTTTAACACACTATGGAATTGATCCATTTAGAATTTTAGGTTCTGCTATAGTTAACTTAAAATCTGGAAGAGCAGCTCAGGGTGGAAGTACAATAACTCAGCAATTAGCTAGAAATGCTTTTCTGTCTCATGAAAAAAAGTTCTCTAGAAAAATAAAAGAGATTATAATCACATTTGAAATTGAAAGAAAGTATACAAAAGATGAAATAATGGAGAAGTATCTAAATGAAATTTATTTCGGTTCTGGTGCTTATGGTGTAAAAACAGCTGCTCATAACTTCTTTAGAAAAGATGTTAATGATGTTAATCTAGCTGAGTCTGCTCTGTTAGCAGGAATTCCAAATAGACCAAATATGTACAATCCAAGAACTAATTTAGAGAAATCTTTAGTTAGACAGAAACTTATATTAAAACAAATGGAAAAGTTTGGTTTAATAACCGAAGCTGAATATAATGAAGCTTTGAATCATAAGTTTGTCAATGAATCAAAAGCTTCATCAAAAGATTTTAAAGATAAGAACACTACAATAATTTATGATGCTCTTGATAAGAAAATAGAATTTAACGCTCCTGACTTTACAGATTTAGTTCAGAAGTTTCTATTTGAAAATTTTGAAGAAAAACAAATTTATAATGATGGACTTCTTGTTGAAACTACTTTGGATTTAAATATTCAAAAAGTTGCTAAAGATAAATTTGAGAACTATCCACGTTTAAAAAATGATAAAAAACTTCAAGGTGCAATGGTAACTATTGACGCTAAAAATGGAGAAGTTATAAGTATTATCGGTGGAAAGAACTTTAAAACTGGTAACTTCAATAGAGCAGTTCAAGCTAAACGTCAAGTAGGTTCATCTTTTAAACCTTTTATTTACTACACAGCTTTAGAAAAAGGTTTTGAAGAAAATTTAGTTGTAGAAGATTCAAGAATTGTATTTGGAACTTGGGCTCCTAGAAACTTTGGAGAGAGATATTATAACGGTATGACTTTAATGCAAGGTTTTGATAAATCTCAAAATATAGTTTCTATAAAACTTTTAAATAAAGTTGGAATTCCAGCTCTTATGGATACTATGAAGAAAATTGATGCTGGATTTGTTGTACCAAATAACTTAACAGCAGCTTTAGGAACAACAGAGGGAACTCCTTTACAGGTAGCTCAATCATATGCGGTTTTTGCAAATGGTGGATATTCAATTAAACCATTCTATGTTACAAAGGTATCTGATAAATTTGGAAATACTCTATATGAGGCTAAACCTCAAATAGAACAAAAATTTGAAAGTGCAGATATTGCTCTTATGACTAATATGATGAAAAACTCTGTTAAGCAGGGAACAAGTAGAAGTGCTCAAGTTAAAATAAATAATGTTCCTATTGAACAAGGAGGAAAAACTGGTACTACAAATAATTCTAGAACAGTTTGGTACTCAGGTATGACTCCAGATTATGTTACAACAATATATGTTGGATATGATAACAATGATCCTTTATATAAAGCAACAGGAGGGGGAGTAGCAGCACCTCTTTGGAAAAATTTCTACCAAGAGATTATTGAAAAAGGTTACTACACTCCAACTACATTTACATTCTTAGATAACCATGTTAAAAATGGAGATTTAACTTATCAAGAGTTAGATCCTATATCTGGATTATTAAACGGTAGTCCTTCTGATAAAACTTTCTTATTAAGAAGAGGAAGAATTGCAGTTGAAAAAGATAGTAAATATGCAAATGGTATTGCAGGTGTTCTTGGATACTATGTTCCTACTCAAGAGACAACTTCAAAAAATGAAGCTATGTCTTCTGAAGAAGTAACTGGTCCAGCTACACAACAAGTTACTCAACCAGTTCAACAGCAAAAACAACAAAAACCTCAACAACAAAAGAAAGAGGAGAAAAAAGGATTCTTCCAAAGATTATTCAATTTCTAA
- a CDS encoding Cof-type HAD-IIB family hydrolase → MKYKAIICDLDGTLLNEHHTISEETKETIRKVVNSGVKFIIATGRHHNDAITFKDMLELDSFLITSNGAKVHDYNNKEIISHNIPAHLSKELLNYNYNENLHKNVYLDEEWYAEKPLEEALVFHKESGFHHVIAPFQSLVGKEITKFFFICDDEEHISELEKKLRKQFHQGLNITLSLGSCLEVMREGVSKASAIEEVLKAEGIDLKETIAFGDGLNDLEMLSSVGKGFIMGNGSPRLKALLPENEVIKTNAENGVAKKLQEIFL, encoded by the coding sequence ATGAAATACAAAGCAATTATATGTGACTTAGATGGAACACTATTAAATGAGCATCACACTATATCTGAAGAAACAAAAGAAACTATAAGAAAAGTTGTAAATTCTGGAGTGAAGTTTATAATAGCTACTGGAAGACATCACAATGATGCAATAACATTTAAAGATATGTTAGAGTTAGATAGTTTCTTAATCACTTCAAACGGTGCTAAGGTGCATGACTATAATAACAAAGAGATTATATCTCACAATATTCCAGCTCACTTATCTAAGGAGTTATTAAACTATAACTATAATGAGAACTTACATAAGAATGTTTATTTAGATGAAGAGTGGTATGCTGAAAAACCTTTAGAGGAAGCATTAGTTTTCCACAAAGAGTCTGGATTTCATCATGTAATAGCTCCTTTCCAATCTTTAGTAGGAAAAGAGATTACAAAATTTTTCTTTATATGTGACGATGAAGAGCATATCTCTGAGTTAGAGAAAAAATTAAGAAAACAATTCCACCAGGGATTAAATATCACTCTTTCACTTGGATCTTGTTTAGAGGTTATGAGAGAGGGAGTTTCAAAAGCTAGTGCAATAGAGGAAGTTTTAAAAGCTGAAGGGATTGATCTTAAAGAAACAATCGCTTTTGGAGATGGATTAAATGACCTTGAAATGCTATCATCTGTAGGAAAAGGATTTATCATGGGAAATGGAAGTCCAAGACTAAAGGCTTTATTACCTGAAAATGAAGTAATAAAAACAAATGCAGAAAATGGAGTAGCAAAGAAACTTCAAGAGATATTCTTATAA